The following proteins come from a genomic window of Pyxidicoccus sp. MSG2:
- the nusA gene encoding transcription termination factor NusA codes for MATQQANPSVNLNLVLDQVAKDKGIDRAVLIATLEDAMKTAAKKHFGQDRELEAKYDPDKGVVELFQAITVMDEIVDPVQAVNQITTAEAHRKGMEVESGDELVFQIFYRDEDAAEAKAQDDQYGDILRLKTFRRGFGRIAAQTAKQVILQRTRDAERENVFNEYKDRKNEIVTGIARRFERGNIIVDLGRAEAVLPVREQVPRETYRPGDRVQAYVLDVLRESKGPQIVLSRASVNLLTKLFEMEVPEIAEGIVVIEAAAREPGGRAKIAVSSRDSDVDPVGACVGMKGSRVQAVVQELRGEKIDIVPFDEDPARFVCSALAPAEVSRVIIDEANHAMELIVPDDQLSLAIGRRGQNVRLAAQLTGWKLDINSESRVRELREFASRSLGSLPGINEMLVETLYAHGFRQARDIADANAEMLAQMPGIDPARIPSMQEAARKRMVEDQAELSRMDYEREQARLAEARRHPDELNPSERMARVRGVGEKTIEQLILAGYKSVEDIANEKDLAKLGDVPGVGIKKARQLKSAAENYLVEEAKLRAELNAERGTMTATLDGGAEATKSP; via the coding sequence ATGGCCACGCAACAAGCCAACCCGAGCGTCAACCTCAACCTCGTCCTCGACCAGGTCGCCAAGGACAAGGGCATCGATCGGGCTGTGCTGATTGCCACCCTCGAGGACGCGATGAAGACCGCGGCCAAGAAGCACTTTGGCCAGGACCGCGAGCTCGAGGCCAAGTACGACCCCGACAAGGGCGTGGTGGAGCTGTTCCAGGCCATCACGGTGATGGATGAAATCGTCGACCCCGTCCAGGCGGTCAACCAGATCACCACCGCCGAGGCGCACAGGAAGGGCATGGAGGTGGAGTCCGGGGACGAGCTCGTCTTCCAGATCTTCTACCGCGACGAGGACGCCGCCGAGGCCAAGGCCCAGGACGACCAGTACGGCGACATCCTCCGCCTGAAGACCTTCCGCCGCGGCTTCGGCCGCATCGCCGCGCAGACGGCCAAGCAGGTCATCCTGCAGCGCACGCGCGACGCGGAGCGCGAGAACGTCTTCAACGAGTACAAGGACCGCAAGAACGAGATCGTCACCGGCATTGCCCGCCGGTTCGAGCGCGGCAACATCATCGTGGACCTGGGCCGCGCCGAGGCCGTGCTGCCGGTGCGCGAGCAGGTGCCGCGCGAGACGTACCGCCCCGGCGACCGCGTGCAGGCCTACGTGCTGGACGTGCTGCGCGAGTCCAAGGGCCCGCAGATCGTCCTCAGCCGCGCCTCCGTCAACCTGCTCACCAAGCTGTTCGAGATGGAGGTGCCGGAAATCGCCGAGGGCATCGTCGTCATCGAGGCGGCGGCGCGCGAGCCGGGTGGCCGCGCGAAGATCGCCGTGTCCAGCCGGGACTCGGACGTGGACCCGGTGGGCGCGTGCGTGGGCATGAAGGGCAGCCGCGTACAGGCGGTGGTGCAGGAGCTGCGCGGCGAGAAGATCGACATCGTCCCCTTCGACGAGGACCCGGCCCGCTTCGTGTGCTCGGCGCTGGCGCCCGCGGAGGTCAGCCGCGTCATCATCGACGAGGCCAACCACGCCATGGAGCTCATCGTCCCGGACGACCAGCTCAGCCTCGCCATCGGCCGGCGCGGGCAGAACGTGCGCCTGGCGGCCCAGCTCACCGGCTGGAAGCTGGACATCAACAGCGAGAGCCGGGTGCGCGAGCTGCGCGAGTTCGCCAGCCGCTCGCTGGGCTCGCTGCCGGGCATCAACGAGATGCTGGTGGAGACGCTCTACGCCCACGGCTTCCGCCAGGCCCGGGACATCGCGGACGCGAACGCGGAGATGCTGGCGCAGATGCCCGGCATCGACCCCGCCCGCATCCCCTCCATGCAGGAGGCTGCGCGCAAGCGCATGGTGGAGGACCAGGCGGAACTGTCGCGCATGGATTATGAAAGGGAGCAGGCCCGGCTGGCCGAGGCCCGGCGCCACCCGGACGAGCTCAACCCGTCCGAGCGCATGGCGCGTGTCAGGGGCGTCGGCGAGAAGACCATCGAGCAGCTCATCCTCGCCGGCTACAAGTCGGTGGAGGACATCGCCAACGAGAAGGACCTGGCGAAGCTGGGCGACGTGCCGGGTGTGGGTATCAAGAAGGCCCGCCAGCTGAAGAGCGCGGCGGAGAACTACCTCGTGGAGGAGGCGAAGCTGCGCGCGGAGCTGAACGCCGAGCGTGGCACGATGACGGCGACCCTGGACGGTGGCGCGGAAGCCACCAAGTCGCCGTAA
- a CDS encoding FecR family protein codes for MLLALALSASPLGCTAEEAPPAPAASARPALAPRAHLKALKGEVQIKRATEDDWSVAREGHPLFENDKVRTESGAGADLVFASDGGTVHLGGDSLIGIAETRLRPGQPRTDLTVLRGRIDAELEKPAVQSLSVTTPAATIQAGREIVFQ; via the coding sequence ATGCTGCTCGCGCTCGCGCTCTCGGCCTCGCCGCTCGGCTGCACCGCCGAGGAGGCGCCGCCTGCGCCCGCGGCGTCCGCCCGTCCGGCACTCGCTCCCCGCGCGCACCTGAAGGCCCTGAAGGGCGAGGTGCAGATCAAGCGCGCCACCGAGGATGACTGGAGCGTCGCGCGCGAGGGGCACCCCCTCTTCGAGAACGACAAGGTGCGCACCGAGTCGGGCGCGGGCGCGGACCTCGTCTTCGCCAGCGACGGTGGCACGGTGCACCTGGGCGGCGACTCGCTCATCGGCATCGCCGAGACGCGACTGCGGCCGGGCCAGCCGCGCACGGACCTCACGGTGCTGCGCGGCCGCATCGACGCGGAGTTGGAAAAGCCCGCGGTCCAGTCCCTCTCCGTCACCACCCCGGCGGCCACCATCCAGGCCGGAAGGGAGATTGTCTTCCAATGA
- a CDS encoding HD domain-containing phosphohydrolase encodes MRLFKAILLLMLVVGFVPTLMVGWLSVSHTRELLVRDAQELAQERVKQLQLKAEGFLGEPTDAVLMLARVPGFFALPLEAQQTHLASVLTQRREVLALTVFGPDRKRLPGLQAFSRHDVSPSSLAGHEERARALLESLDGLRYADVVTGPDGDGPVVTLAFPVGEPVKGYVAADLSLAGLRRMLEQERVGSTGFAYVADRHGHLVAGGGGVAGLGEDVSRRRPVAHLLRQLERQPDTETFHVGNFGEGRDAVVAAYTVLPEAGWAIISEQPVEHAYRQVEAMERRILLGLGAAILVALVLAALFSRNLTRPLKGFTKGALELARGKFGVEVDIPQKNELGELAQTFNYMSKQLLAYDMENRGLYESLEKGYLETIVALANSIDSKDAYTRGHSQRVGDVAVEVGREMNLTERELRQLQYGGILHDIGKIGIVESILCKQSRLTDQEMAIMREHPAIGDAIIGPVSFLGAVRACVRHHHERWDGTGYPDRLQGEDIPLLARIVACADTFDACTSTRPYQKAMPLEKAMEILDNLSGAQLDPQVVLALRRVLAKQGVRLEGHRLPVKLAS; translated from the coding sequence GTGCGCCTTTTCAAAGCCATCCTCCTGTTGATGTTGGTGGTGGGCTTCGTCCCCACGCTGATGGTGGGCTGGCTCTCCGTGTCCCATACGCGCGAGCTGCTGGTGCGCGACGCGCAGGAGCTGGCGCAGGAGCGCGTGAAGCAGCTCCAGCTCAAGGCGGAGGGCTTCCTGGGCGAGCCCACCGACGCGGTGCTGATGCTGGCCCGCGTGCCCGGCTTCTTCGCGCTGCCCCTGGAGGCACAGCAGACGCACCTGGCGTCGGTGCTCACGCAGCGGCGCGAGGTGCTGGCGCTCACCGTGTTCGGCCCGGACCGCAAGCGGCTGCCGGGCCTGCAGGCCTTCTCGCGGCACGACGTGTCGCCCAGCTCGCTGGCGGGGCACGAGGAGCGCGCCCGCGCGCTGCTGGAGTCGCTGGACGGGCTGCGCTACGCGGACGTGGTGACGGGGCCGGACGGAGACGGGCCGGTGGTGACGCTGGCCTTCCCCGTGGGCGAGCCCGTGAAGGGCTACGTCGCGGCGGACCTGTCGCTGGCGGGGCTGCGGCGGATGCTGGAGCAGGAGCGCGTGGGCAGCACCGGCTTCGCGTACGTAGCGGACCGGCATGGGCACCTCGTCGCCGGAGGCGGAGGCGTGGCGGGCCTGGGCGAGGACGTGTCCCGGCGCCGCCCGGTGGCGCACCTGCTGCGACAGTTGGAGCGCCAGCCGGACACGGAGACGTTCCACGTGGGCAACTTCGGCGAGGGCCGGGACGCGGTCGTGGCCGCGTACACGGTGCTGCCGGAGGCCGGCTGGGCCATCATCTCCGAGCAGCCGGTGGAGCATGCGTACCGGCAGGTGGAGGCCATGGAGCGGCGCATCCTCCTGGGCCTGGGCGCGGCCATCCTCGTCGCGCTGGTGCTGGCGGCGCTCTTCTCGCGCAACCTCACGCGGCCCCTCAAGGGCTTCACGAAGGGCGCGCTGGAGCTGGCGCGCGGCAAGTTCGGCGTGGAGGTGGACATCCCCCAGAAGAACGAGCTGGGGGAGCTGGCCCAGACGTTCAACTACATGAGCAAGCAGCTGCTCGCGTACGACATGGAGAACCGCGGCCTCTACGAGAGCCTGGAGAAGGGCTACCTGGAGACCATCGTCGCGCTGGCCAACTCCATCGACTCGAAGGACGCGTACACGCGCGGCCACAGCCAGCGGGTGGGCGACGTGGCGGTGGAGGTCGGCCGCGAGATGAACCTCACCGAGCGCGAGCTGCGGCAGCTCCAGTACGGCGGCATCCTCCACGACATCGGGAAGATTGGAATCGTGGAGTCCATCCTCTGCAAGCAGTCGCGGCTGACGGACCAGGAGATGGCCATCATGCGCGAGCACCCGGCCATCGGCGACGCCATCATCGGCCCGGTGAGCTTCCTCGGCGCGGTGCGCGCGTGCGTGCGCCACCACCACGAGCGCTGGGACGGCACCGGCTACCCGGACCGGCTCCAGGGCGAGGACATCCCCCTGCTGGCCCGCATCGTCGCGTGCGCGGACACCTTCGACGCCTGCACCTCCACGCGCCCGTACCAGAAGGCCATGCCGCTGGAGAAGGCGATGGAGATTCTCGACAACCTCAGCGGCGCGCAGCTGGACCCGCAGGTGGTGCTGGCGCTGCGGCGGGTGCTGGCGAAGCAGGGCGTGCGGCTGGAAGGCCACCGGCTGCCCGTCAAGCTCGCCTCGTAG
- a CDS encoding YlxR family protein, producing MGRPSGRKASGEQSAESGPVRTCVGCGSKRPQAELTRFVIGPGGAIEVDRARRLPGRGAYLCGAGCLTAALKRKAFGRAFRGKAGQVDPSQLGQAWESGTGS from the coding sequence GTGGGGCGCCCGTCAGGCCGCAAGGCGTCGGGAGAGCAGAGCGCGGAGTCAGGTCCGGTCCGGACGTGCGTCGGATGCGGGTCCAAGCGACCGCAGGCGGAGCTTACCCGGTTCGTGATAGGGCCTGGGGGCGCCATCGAGGTGGATAGGGCACGGCGGCTGCCAGGACGGGGCGCCTACCTGTGCGGTGCCGGTTGTCTGACGGCAGCGCTGAAGCGGAAGGCGTTTGGAAGGGCCTTTCGCGGCAAGGCGGGACAGGTTGACCCGTCGCAGCTCGGGCAGGCGTGGGAGTCGGGGACGGGGAGCTAA
- the infB gene encoding translation initiation factor IF-2, with the protein MSKKRVHEIAKELKGHGIELDNKEVVTELSALGYDVKSHSSSLDDDQATAAVQKILDKRKPKQATPPVTAKGFVVRRKVGAPAGGASAEAGEGQQYDHSQYEPPPAAYEAPPAAARAEEPPSAPVVEAPQAPVEAPRAVESKPVEAAPEVPEAPAVAATPQQPAPVAEAPQAPAAVAAVSTPAAEAPRAPVEAPRAAVQPPAGAQPTSPAQERTTLPQPPPRSPVPPTVRTPSSTSTSATVVSRGPGYVQRGGPGGGRPGGPGGPGGRPGGPGGPGGRPGGPGGPGGRPGGPGGPGGRPGGPGGRPSYQGQTYQGPGARPGQPPVRPTGAPGAQASAGGTAAPAGPTIMVGGVPHAQVSPTGGQARPTATQAVVISRPLIQVRRVTPTAGQAKQYPMAPGRAGIPERREYKVVPDHLGRGRELVDVSKNKERGQRKRTSGDTTSVSKQELTDMVWGRVTIPIRGKKKKPTKKGAKTQITQMAEEKKVIKLQEGISVSDLGQRMGVRSADIIKKLMGLGKMATANQMVDADTAEMLATDYGWKIDRVGFEVEDYLPEVEARPEDERPRPPVVTIMGHVDHGKTSLLDAIRKANVAAGEAGGITQHIGAYSISTARGDVTFLDTPGHEAFTSMRARGADVTDIVVLVVAADDGVMPQTVEAIKHAKAAEVPIVVAINKMDVPGANPDRVKKDLATHELVPEEWGGDTIMVPVSAKTKENLDLLLENLALQAEVLELTSNPSRPGVGAIIEAKLDRGRGPVATVLVQEGTLKLGDAIVTGAHYGRVRAMTNSRGEQVKEVKPGYCAEVVGLSGVPSAGDAINVVADEKAAKQIAEHRNMKERQTELSKVNRESLEQLFAKTKAGGGPKELRVVIKADVQGSSEAVKQAVQKLSTHKVKVEIVHSGVGAITEGDVMRAAASKGVVLGFNVNPESGAEAAAKAQDVTLRSYSIIYELIDGVREDMEGLLEPIRTERKLGRAEVRNTFNVPRLGTIAGAAVLDGVIKRGSFVRLMRENKQLFSGKMASLRRFKDDVKEVAQGFECGIGIENFNDLKPGDIIEAYEIEETRQSLT; encoded by the coding sequence ATGTCGAAGAAGCGCGTCCATGAAATCGCCAAGGAGCTCAAGGGCCACGGCATTGAGCTCGACAACAAGGAGGTCGTGACCGAGCTCTCTGCGCTCGGTTACGACGTCAAGAGCCACTCGTCCTCACTCGATGACGACCAGGCGACCGCCGCCGTCCAGAAGATCCTGGACAAGCGCAAGCCGAAGCAGGCCACGCCGCCCGTGACGGCGAAGGGGTTCGTCGTCCGCCGCAAGGTGGGCGCGCCCGCCGGTGGTGCGTCCGCGGAGGCGGGCGAAGGCCAGCAGTACGACCATTCCCAGTACGAGCCGCCTCCCGCGGCGTACGAAGCGCCTCCGGCCGCCGCCCGGGCCGAGGAGCCGCCGTCGGCTCCCGTCGTCGAGGCACCCCAGGCCCCTGTCGAGGCGCCGAGGGCCGTTGAGTCGAAGCCGGTGGAGGCCGCCCCGGAGGTTCCGGAGGCTCCCGCCGTCGCAGCCACCCCGCAGCAGCCCGCGCCCGTCGCGGAGGCCCCCCAGGCCCCCGCCGCAGTCGCGGCTGTGTCCACGCCCGCTGCCGAGGCCCCCAGGGCCCCGGTCGAGGCACCTCGCGCCGCCGTGCAGCCGCCTGCCGGCGCGCAGCCCACTTCCCCAGCCCAGGAGCGCACCACCTTGCCCCAACCCCCCCCTCGCTCACCGGTCCCGCCGACTGTCCGGACGCCTTCGAGCACTTCGACGTCCGCGACCGTCGTGTCCCGTGGCCCGGGCTATGTCCAGCGTGGTGGTCCAGGCGGTGGTCGTCCCGGGGGGCCGGGCGGTCCGGGGGGGCGTCCCGGGGGTCCGGGCGGTCCCGGTGGTCGTCCGGGTGGCCCCGGCGGTCCGGGGGGGCGTCCGGGTGGTCCGGGCGGTCCCGGGGGTCGTCCGGGTGGCCCGGGCGGTCGTCCCAGCTACCAGGGGCAGACGTATCAGGGCCCGGGCGCGCGTCCGGGTCAGCCGCCGGTGCGTCCCACGGGCGCGCCGGGTGCCCAGGCCTCGGCCGGTGGCACGGCGGCTCCCGCGGGTCCCACCATCATGGTGGGCGGCGTTCCCCACGCCCAGGTGTCGCCCACGGGCGGCCAGGCCCGTCCCACGGCCACGCAGGCCGTCGTCATCTCGCGCCCGCTCATCCAGGTGCGCCGTGTGACGCCCACGGCCGGCCAGGCCAAGCAGTACCCCATGGCACCGGGCCGCGCGGGCATCCCCGAGCGGCGTGAGTACAAGGTGGTTCCGGACCACCTGGGCCGGGGCCGCGAGCTGGTGGACGTCTCCAAGAACAAGGAGCGTGGCCAGCGCAAGCGCACCAGTGGCGATACGACCAGCGTGTCCAAGCAGGAACTGACGGACATGGTCTGGGGCCGCGTCACCATCCCCATCCGTGGCAAGAAGAAGAAGCCCACGAAGAAGGGCGCCAAGACGCAGATCACCCAGATGGCCGAGGAGAAGAAGGTCATCAAGCTGCAGGAGGGCATCAGCGTGTCCGACCTGGGCCAGCGCATGGGTGTGCGCAGCGCGGACATCATCAAGAAGCTGATGGGCCTGGGGAAGATGGCCACGGCCAACCAGATGGTCGACGCGGACACCGCGGAGATGCTGGCCACCGACTACGGCTGGAAGATCGACCGCGTCGGCTTCGAGGTGGAGGACTACCTGCCCGAGGTGGAGGCCCGTCCCGAGGACGAGCGTCCCCGTCCGCCGGTGGTCACCATCATGGGCCACGTCGACCACGGCAAGACGAGCCTCCTGGACGCCATCCGCAAGGCCAACGTGGCGGCGGGCGAGGCGGGCGGCATCACCCAGCACATCGGCGCGTACAGCATCTCCACGGCGCGCGGCGACGTCACCTTCCTCGACACGCCGGGCCACGAGGCCTTCACGTCCATGCGCGCCCGTGGCGCGGACGTGACGGACATCGTGGTGCTGGTGGTGGCCGCGGATGACGGCGTGATGCCGCAGACGGTGGAGGCCATCAAGCACGCGAAGGCGGCGGAAGTCCCCATCGTCGTCGCCATCAACAAGATGGACGTGCCCGGCGCCAACCCGGACCGCGTGAAGAAGGACCTGGCCACCCACGAGCTCGTCCCGGAAGAGTGGGGCGGCGACACCATCATGGTGCCGGTCTCCGCGAAGACGAAGGAGAACCTGGACCTGCTGCTGGAGAACCTGGCCCTCCAGGCCGAGGTGCTCGAGCTCACGTCCAACCCGAGCCGTCCGGGCGTGGGCGCCATCATCGAGGCCAAGCTGGACCGCGGCCGCGGGCCGGTGGCCACGGTGCTGGTGCAGGAGGGCACGCTCAAGCTGGGCGACGCCATCGTCACCGGCGCGCACTACGGCCGTGTCCGCGCCATGACGAACAGCCGCGGCGAGCAGGTCAAGGAAGTGAAGCCCGGCTACTGCGCCGAGGTCGTCGGCCTGTCCGGCGTGCCGAGCGCGGGTGACGCCATCAACGTGGTGGCGGACGAGAAGGCGGCCAAGCAGATCGCCGAGCACCGCAACATGAAGGAGCGGCAGACCGAGCTCAGCAAGGTCAACCGCGAGTCCCTGGAGCAGCTGTTCGCCAAGACGAAGGCGGGCGGAGGCCCCAAGGAGCTGCGCGTCGTCATCAAGGCGGACGTGCAGGGCTCGTCCGAGGCCGTCAAGCAGGCGGTGCAGAAGCTCTCCACGCACAAGGTCAAGGTGGAGATCGTCCACTCGGGCGTGGGTGCCATCACCGAGGGCGACGTGATGCGGGCGGCGGCCTCCAAGGGCGTCGTGCTGGGCTTCAACGTCAACCCCGAGTCCGGTGCCGAGGCCGCGGCCAAGGCGCAGGACGTGACGCTGCGCAGCTACTCCATCATCTACGAGCTCATCGACGGTGTGCGCGAGGACATGGAGGGGCTGCTGGAGCCCATCCGCACCGAGCGCAAGCTGGGTCGCGCGGAGGTGCGCAACACCTTCAACGTGCCCCGCCTGGGCACCATCGCCGGCGCGGCGGTGCTGGACGGTGTCATCAAGCGCGGCTCGTTCGTGCGGCTCATGCGCGAGAACAAGCAGCTGTTCTCCGGGAAGATGGCGTCGCTGCGGCGCTTCAAGGACGACGTCAAGGAGGTCGCGCAGGGCTTCGAGTGCGGTATCGGCATCGAGAACTTCAACGACCTCAAGCCCGGTGACATCATCGAGGCCTACGAGATCGAAGAGACTCGTCAGAGCCTCACGTAG
- a CDS encoding DUF971 domain-containing protein: MSFWDRIKPAEKPVSGTDVRVAPDGSRLELGWDDGARTATSAQVLRQQCPCAGCVDEWTNKRTLDATKVPADLRIKEVQPVGNYALAFVFSDGHTTGIYPWKLLREVTQPVT; the protein is encoded by the coding sequence TTGAGTTTCTGGGACCGCATCAAGCCCGCCGAGAAGCCCGTCTCCGGGACGGATGTCCGCGTGGCTCCCGACGGCTCCCGGCTGGAGCTGGGCTGGGACGACGGGGCGAGGACGGCCACCTCCGCACAGGTGTTGCGACAGCAGTGCCCGTGCGCCGGGTGCGTGGACGAGTGGACGAACAAGCGCACCCTGGACGCGACGAAGGTGCCCGCGGACCTGCGCATCAAGGAGGTCCAACCGGTGGGCAACTACGCGCTGGCCTTCGTCTTCAGCGACGGCCACACCACCGGCATCTATCCCTGGAAGTTGCTGCGTGAGGTCACCCAGCCCGTCACCTGA
- the rimP gene encoding ribosome maturation factor RimP, which produces MSEKNLKQTVEERAMSLLEPIVAGEGLELVDLEFIREREGWVLRLFIDKPGGRVGLEDCTQVSRAVDPALDVEDLVPHEYSLEVSSPGVNRPLKKPAHFERVKGQKVKVKTFGPLGEPPRKNFTGTLTEVAGDGISVDVEGAGTFHILFKDIAKANLEFEF; this is translated from the coding sequence ATGTCGGAGAAGAACCTCAAGCAGACGGTGGAGGAGCGGGCCATGAGCCTGCTCGAGCCCATCGTCGCGGGTGAAGGCCTGGAGCTCGTGGACCTGGAGTTCATCCGGGAGCGCGAGGGCTGGGTCCTCCGGTTGTTCATCGACAAGCCGGGCGGGCGGGTGGGGCTGGAAGACTGCACCCAGGTGTCGCGCGCGGTGGACCCCGCGCTCGACGTGGAGGACCTGGTTCCGCACGAGTACAGCCTGGAGGTCTCCAGCCCCGGGGTGAACCGGCCGCTGAAGAAGCCGGCGCACTTCGAGCGGGTGAAGGGACAGAAGGTGAAGGTGAAGACGTTCGGGCCGCTGGGCGAGCCCCCGCGCAAGAACTTCACCGGCACGCTGACCGAGGTGGCGGGCGACGGCATCTCGGTGGACGTGGAAGGTGCCGGAACCTTCCACATCCTCTTCAAGGACATCGCGAAGGCGAACCTGGAGTTCGAGTTCTAG
- a CDS encoding carbon-nitrogen hydrolase family protein has product MHLIAAAQMVSTADKSHNLEVATRLVRQAASLGARLVGLPENFSWMGPEPERPGASEGLDGPTLARMAELARELKVTLLAGSVLETGAPGGRLYNTSVLFGPGGERLAVYRKMHLFDVEVGDGATYQESAAVAPGTEVVAAQTEVGRLGLSVCYDLRFPELYRRLSRDGATLLAVPAAFTLMTGKDHWEVLLRARAIENQAYVLAPAQGGKHSANRLTYGHAMVVDPWGLVTARASEGEGLALAQVDPELQARIRRNLPCLQHRRLD; this is encoded by the coding sequence ATGCACCTCATCGCCGCCGCGCAGATGGTGTCCACCGCGGACAAGAGCCACAACCTTGAGGTCGCCACCCGCCTCGTGCGGCAGGCGGCCAGTCTGGGGGCCCGCCTCGTCGGTCTTCCGGAGAACTTCTCGTGGATGGGTCCGGAGCCCGAGCGCCCCGGAGCCTCCGAGGGACTCGACGGCCCGACGCTCGCCCGCATGGCCGAGCTGGCCCGCGAGCTGAAAGTGACGCTCCTGGCCGGCAGCGTGCTGGAGACGGGCGCGCCGGGGGGCCGGCTCTACAACACCAGCGTCCTCTTCGGGCCCGGCGGCGAGCGGCTGGCCGTCTACCGGAAGATGCACCTGTTCGACGTGGAGGTGGGAGACGGGGCCACCTATCAGGAGTCCGCCGCCGTGGCGCCGGGCACCGAGGTGGTCGCCGCCCAGACGGAGGTGGGCCGGCTGGGCCTGTCCGTCTGCTACGACCTGCGCTTCCCGGAGCTGTACCGGCGGCTGTCGAGGGACGGCGCCACCCTGCTGGCGGTGCCGGCGGCCTTCACGCTGATGACGGGCAAGGACCACTGGGAGGTGCTCCTCCGGGCGCGGGCCATCGAAAACCAGGCCTACGTGCTCGCACCCGCACAAGGTGGGAAACACTCCGCCAACCGCCTCACCTATGGCCACGCCATGGTGGTGGACCCGTGGGGGCTGGTGACGGCGCGGGCGTCGGAGGGCGAGGGGCTGGCGCTGGCGCAGGTGGACCCGGAACTGCAGGCGCGAATCCGCCGCAACCTGCCCTGCCTGCAGCACCGGCGATTGGACTAG
- a CDS encoding peptidoglycan-binding protein LysM: MKTALLTLLAGLGGVAQDTAVVGPHETLRQVAERTVGDPGAAEEIQALNRLTTDTVAEGTRLKVPGQERVLAQRALETARTLVGDAGTSPEAEARLKEAESHFRAARYTLASEAANAAGRQVAATPKPQPSAFSVEVGPDGGTTTVTVKKGPPVRVEAEGVTQPVATGESLSVVKGSPPPAPHPPLVAPKPGLPEDGVLLKLRPDRAGLLGPVKLTWAGVPGAERYEVEVLHDTENTPVFAQSVSSVELKLPVLPAGRYRWTVRALGPAGRSEPGASRRFELVSERLKLEVQKGQWQ; the protein is encoded by the coding sequence ATGAAGACGGCGCTCCTGACGCTGCTGGCGGGGCTGGGCGGCGTCGCGCAGGACACGGCGGTGGTGGGCCCCCACGAGACGCTGCGCCAGGTGGCGGAGCGCACCGTGGGCGACCCGGGCGCCGCGGAGGAAATCCAGGCGCTCAACCGGCTGACGACGGACACCGTGGCCGAGGGCACGCGGCTGAAGGTGCCCGGACAGGAGCGCGTCCTCGCGCAGCGGGCCCTGGAGACGGCGCGCACCCTCGTCGGGGACGCGGGGACTTCACCCGAGGCCGAGGCGCGGCTGAAGGAGGCGGAGTCGCACTTCCGCGCCGCCCGCTACACCCTGGCCTCCGAGGCGGCCAACGCGGCCGGGCGGCAGGTGGCGGCGACACCCAAGCCGCAGCCCTCCGCCTTCAGCGTGGAGGTGGGCCCGGACGGAGGCACCACCACCGTCACCGTGAAGAAGGGCCCACCCGTGCGAGTGGAGGCCGAGGGCGTTACCCAGCCTGTCGCCACGGGAGAGTCGCTCAGCGTGGTGAAGGGCTCTCCGCCGCCGGCGCCGCATCCCCCCCTGGTGGCGCCGAAGCCGGGATTGCCGGAGGATGGGGTGCTGCTGAAGCTGCGCCCGGACCGGGCGGGCCTGCTGGGGCCGGTGAAGCTGACCTGGGCGGGAGTGCCCGGAGCGGAGCGTTACGAGGTGGAAGTGCTACACGACACGGAAAACACCCCTGTCTTCGCGCAGAGCGTGTCCTCCGTGGAGTTGAAGCTGCCCGTACTGCCGGCGGGCCGCTACCGGTGGACGGTACGCGCGCTGGGCCCGGCGGGCCGGTCCGAGCCCGGGGCCTCCCGGCGCTTCGAGCTGGTGTCGGAGCGGCTCAAGCTCGAAGTGCAGAAGGGACAGTGGCAGTAG